The Ipomoea triloba cultivar NCNSP0323 chromosome 4, ASM357664v1 DNA segment GTCCTGAAAATTCAAATGGAAACAAGAAACTGTGTTGTCATCTACATATTAGCCCAGTTATCCTGCAGTGGAAGTGTGGAAAGAGGAAAAGAGGGTCACACAGATCTCATTTAACAGTGTCTCCTAATAAACCTCATTCAACCTCTTCACAGAATTTTagtaaaacaaattataaaatgcgagttatatttcttaaataagAATAGTACATGATAAAGACTTCCAACCACAAAACACTCTTTTAGACTAAAGGGCTTATTGTTTACAATGAGAAAAATCTTATTTTGAGGCCTTCAGGAGTACAAATAAAAGACTGTAAGTGCAAAGAAAAATGATTACTAAATTACTTCACCATGAATCAAATGCAGGCATTAAGTTTTAGGgtacaaaattgaaaataatctCTGGGTCATGCATAACTTGGAGATTAGGGCCCACAAACAACGTCAGTCATACTTGAGCCTCACTTCAAATTCAGTTAAACCAGCAGGACTTTCTTCATAGAACTAAAATTTACCTCTTATCATTATAAGCCCACCTAATAGAATACTTATTTTAGTTTTCATGTTTAGGGTATATATGTTTTCAGAGGTGCAGTTTATTTGAATTGCAGGTCTTTATTAGGAAATCAGCATGTCTCCCTCCATAAGTGCAGTTGAGTTTCTAAATTTGCATCTCTATATAAGTGGATCAAATATACTCAGGCAGTAGGGCTACCCCTTGGAGCTTTCACTAAAATCAAACTCATGAAGAGAACAAAGAAAAGATGttgcaaattttaattaagatgCATAAATGACCCAAAACATCACAAGCTGAAGGCCACCAAAACCCCCAGATTGGTGTTCCATTCAAATAGTACACTGATTATTTCAATGCAGATGACCCTGTTGATAATAACACTAGAAACTCGAGCTAGTTAACACAGTGATAGAAGCATATTTAAGGAGTTCagatatttatataattataatgaaacaaaatttttgaaataattttagtgaTTAATAAAGCAGACAACTATTGTATTCAGTTTCCACAGTTCTTCATGACAAAGCATATTATCCAGGCCTCTTACACTTTCAAATTGAAATAATGACACATACCATGTCCTTGGCTTCAGGTTCAATAATCTCCCTCTTCACTCGTCCAGGTAGAGGTTTACTGTAAGCAAGTAAGATGTTCAAGGAGTCTACAACAACAgtaagaaaataacaaaaattaagcaaaaattTGAGGTGGAGGGGAGCTAGGAATGCACCGCTCGTCATCATTTAAATCTGAACCACGACCCCACCTCTCATCTTCACCATCTTGATCATCATTTGCCTGAACATTGGTGAGCTACTATAAGTTAACtcataatcaaaattaaaatactaagcTTCAACTAAACTATTTAGTGCactaagaaaaaattaaaatcatattaatCTTTTCTTGCACTAATTTGCTCCATTGAAAGTTAAATTGTGTTCATTTTGCTTTGTCTGCAACGAGAAAGGTGTTTTCCAACTGATAGCTTGTAAAATTAGGGTCAAACCATCAAAGTATAATCATTAGAGGATACCCTCATACATGAAACACACTAAGAACATAGTACTTAGCATGTTAAAATAACATCCGTGTTGGGACTCATGAGGATACTGGTATGATGAATTACAAAAATAGAGCACAATCATAAAAACTTTAGGATAATTTCTAACATTTATTTCATTACTATACCAATATTAAGCCACAAACATTTCAGGTCAAAAGCTATCGAACTTCATGCTGATCCTAAAGATAAGTAAATAGGCAGTAAGTTCTATTCCAGACCTCTGGGAGTTCAGTATCTGGTGGCCTCTCCTGGAACTGCACACTTGGTGCATGCTGAAGTTTCGAGAGATAATCAAGAAGCTTTGATCTTATTTCTTCCACCACCGGACGGGAATTTTTGTTCTCCATGTTGCTGGGGGCAACATGAAGAGTATAATCTGGACCAAAGTACTCATAGTATTCATGCTGTGGCATCTTGTCGTCAAGCTCCATGCCAAGCGCAACTCCCGTCTGCTTAAACATAAAACCATGACTTAAAAGTTAAAGCGTATAAAGAAGCAAGCCCTACTCATGTCATGAAGGAAGGATGGAAGtagattataaaaataaataaatagaagtgCATGCTAAAGAATGGTATACAAAAATTCAACATCACTCCTACAGCAAGAGAaatacaattatcataaaaattGAAGCCATAAATAAAAAGGATGGGGAAAACAATTATCACTGGCCACATATAAGCGTTGAAAGTTGTGCTCATAAACTTCTCACAATTGACAAAGAATCTACACATTTTTacatattattctttttaagtCGCACTTTGGGCATCCTAACAAAGTGAGCCTTAAATCATTACCATGTAAGAATTTGTGCATCTTGGTTCACTTAAGATTTTTGGTctatattcatttattatttcatttggATGATCACATGTTGACAAAattaattcaacaaaaaaattgtattatcaaatttaaaatttctttgAAAAACATCAGTATCCACACAGAAATAGTAAAGTAAATGCCTACTTCATAGCACCAGCAACGAGCCACATTACGAATTGTGTAGCCTCCTCCACCCAGCAATAACAATGGCACGTTAAAAGACCTCATATATCTGACACATTCCGCATGCCCTTTAATTGAGAGATTAAAGCAGCCCAATCTATCTCCTGACAAAGAATCAGCACCACATTGCAACACCACTGCACCAGGCTTAAATATTTCCATCACTTTACCCATTATTGGCTTAAACAACATCTGATAGCTTTCATCATCAATTCCATCATCTAGTGGAACATTAAGAGAGTAATATTTCCCCTTCCCAAATCCAATGTCACGTATATCCCCAGTACCAGGGAAATAATCTCCAAATTTATGAAATGAAACTGTCATGACCCTGTCTGTGGTATAGAAGGCCTCTTCAACCCCATCACCATGATGTATGTCAATGTCTACATAGAGAACCCGCTGCCACATCAATGAAACAAATTAGAATTAGATTTAGATTTAAATAATATGAACTGCAAAAATGTGGAGGATAATTCATCAGTATGtcacaaacaacaaataaataggGGGAAAAAAAAGTGTACTATTCCATTAGTGAACTGTGACCAATTAAGCATCGCTTTATCACTTAAGATAAAAGCTTAACTATTACATGTAATAGTCTTTAATTTCAACAACTCATTAGATGTGTCTAAATGTGCCAGGTACACTCATTTTGGATGGACAAGCAAATGCAAGTATTATTGTTTGTGGGCACTAACATCATTGTAGCTAACCATGAAATCAATTTCGCATGTATACAACTAGATACTAAAGATGTCAGATGGAACCTTGACATTGCTAGGTTGATTTTGTTGTGCCCgagtataatattataaaaatagaaaacacagACATGTAGAAACATATAGGAAAAGAATTCTAGTGGAGATAGTAAACTATATAGAAGAATGTTGGGTACAAGAGCAACACAGCAGCATTATGTAGGTTAATGAAGGAAGATGTACAAAACTTTACCTCTACTTTCAGAGTGGTTGTTTTAAGGTTTGAACTCATGAGTTAATGGTCAACCAGCATGCACTTGGTTATTACATCAAGCACAAATTTTatgattataaatatataataaataaaagatgaaACCACCTCAATCCACTCATGCAGTTAATCAGTCCAATATAATTATATCACATTATTATTTGGTGAGTAACAAAACCAACCTCATGCACTTTGAGGAGCTCTAATATGGCAAGCACTATGTCATTCACATAGCAAAAACCAGAAGCTTCGCATTTCTTGGCATGATGCAATCCACCAGCCCAGTTTATAGCAATATCACAATGTCCATGGTTTAATTTCACAGCCCCACCAACAGAACCTCCTGCATAAGTTTGACAGAAAGAGTAGAGACCATCAAAAACAGGGCAGTCCTCACCAACATTAAATCGCTTCAACTGCCTCAGATTATCTTGCTGTGTTTCTGGAGTTATGCTTCTCAAGAAAGTAACATAGTCATCAGCATGAAACCTGCAAAGGTCCTTATCTCTTGCAGGATTAGGCTTGAGGACATGCATATGCTGTAGAAGTCCATAATGTGCAAGAAGAGCATGTGTCATCCGAATTCTGTGTGGCTTCATTGGGTGGCCTTGCCCATAATAATAATTCCCAACTTCTGGGTCATAGAAGTAACTCACTTTTCGCTTCTTCCCATCTGGTCCAGACGGTAAGGAATTTCCTCCAGTATCCATCACCTGGTCTAAAGGAAACCAGTAAAACCAAGTTAAAACAGAGTAGAAGGACAAAACATAAATTTGGAAATGTTTACACTCCATCTAAATATAACACATACAACAggcaaagaaaaaataaatttaaaactaataagGAAGAATATACAGTCAACAACTCATACAAATGCCAACGTACACCCCTAGCTACAAAAAGCACTTGAGGTGCACGCATCAACAAAATTCATGCCTCCAACACTAAGGCATGTCACACATGAAAGTGTGTGTCTCCTTTTAAAACAGCAGAATCTTTATTCTTTTCCAAATAAATTGATGTTTGAACATGTTTTAGT contains these protein-coding regions:
- the LOC116016786 gene encoding histone deacetylase 19-like; its protein translation is MDTGGNSLPSGPDGKKRKVSYFYDPEVGNYYYGQGHPMKPHRIRMTHALLAHYGLLQHMHVLKPNPARDKDLCRFHADDYVTFLRSITPETQQDNLRQLKRFNVGEDCPVFDGLYSFCQTYAGGSVGGAVKLNHGHCDIAINWAGGLHHAKKCEASGFCYVNDIVLAILELLKVHERVLYVDIDIHHGDGVEEAFYTTDRVMTVSFHKFGDYFPGTGDIRDIGFGKGKYYSLNVPLDDGIDDESYQMLFKPIMGKVMEIFKPGAVVLQCGADSLSGDRLGCFNLSIKGHAECVRYMRSFNVPLLLLGGGGYTIRNVARCWCYETGVALGMELDDKMPQHEYYEYFGPDYTLHVAPSNMENKNSRPVVEEIRSKLLDYLSKLQHAPSVQFQERPPDTELPEANDDQDGEDERWGRGSDLNDDERKPLPGRVKREIIEPEAKDMDEMKIDERPREAELALEPNMKGSSSAMAEDHQMAGNSSKPFSQPMDMNL